A section of the Acidobacteriota bacterium genome encodes:
- a CDS encoding amidohydrolase has product MAKNIPSSLLCLTLLAAALGVAQQTPIGYKPAADADSKKTILLKDFHPDTALHAGKHEVNRAKFPVIDVHNHTNDPRGIGDRVDPKEMVARMDSLNVKTVVILTGGWGDDLQKLIDTMVKPYPGRFMVFTQMDWSKIDDPNFSQLMVKQVDDSVARGARGLKMLKELGLGVRDKTGKLIPVDDARLDPVWEECGRLGIPVFIHVADPEAFFHPIDASNERYEELIEHPDWSFYGPQFPTLPELMAQRDRMFAKHPQTRFVALHFGSWPENLDFVEQTLDKFPNVMIETGAREGELGRQPRRARKLILKNPDRIMFGTDEGASEAMYKNYFRWLETEDEYFPYAQYPGQGRWMIYGLGLPDEVLEKVYHLNAERLFSQFKGAALSK; this is encoded by the coding sequence ATGGCGAAGAATATTCCGTCCTCACTTTTGTGCTTAACCCTATTGGCTGCGGCTTTGGGCGTCGCCCAGCAAACCCCAATCGGGTATAAACCCGCCGCCGATGCGGACAGCAAGAAGACCATCCTCCTGAAGGATTTCCATCCCGACACGGCGCTGCACGCCGGGAAGCACGAAGTAAATCGCGCAAAGTTTCCCGTCATTGACGTCCATAACCACACCAACGACCCGCGCGGCATCGGGGATCGTGTCGATCCGAAAGAAATGGTCGCGCGCATGGACAGCCTCAATGTGAAGACCGTCGTCATCCTCACCGGCGGTTGGGGCGACGACCTGCAGAAACTGATCGACACGATGGTCAAGCCCTATCCGGGGCGATTCATGGTGTTCACGCAAATGGACTGGAGCAAGATCGATGATCCGAACTTCAGTCAGTTGATGGTGAAACAGGTCGACGACTCGGTAGCGCGCGGCGCACGCGGCCTGAAAATGCTGAAGGAACTCGGCCTCGGAGTTCGCGACAAGACCGGCAAGCTGATCCCCGTTGATGACGCGCGGCTCGATCCGGTGTGGGAGGAATGTGGACGCCTCGGCATTCCCGTTTTCATTCACGTCGCGGACCCGGAAGCTTTCTTTCATCCGATCGACGCCAGCAACGAACGTTACGAAGAATTGATCGAACATCCGGACTGGAGTTTCTACGGGCCGCAGTTCCCTACTTTGCCCGAATTGATGGCGCAGCGTGACCGGATGTTTGCGAAACATCCGCAAACCAGGTTCGTCGCGCTGCACTTTGGCAGTTGGCCGGAGAATTTGGACTTCGTGGAGCAGACGCTGGACAAGTTTCCCAACGTGATGATCGAGACCGGCGCGCGCGAAGGAGAACTCGGCCGGCAACCGCGACGAGCTCGAAAGTTAATCCTCAAGAATCCCGACCGGATCATGTTCGGCACCGATGAAGGCGCGTCCGAGGCAATGTATAAGAACTACTTTCGCTGGCTCGAGACCGAGGATGAGTACTTCCCGTACGCGCAGTATCCGGGGCAAGGGCGGTGGATGATCTATGGACTGGGTCTGCCCGACGAGGTGCTGGAAAAGGTTTATCACTTAAATGCAGAGCGGCTGTTCAGCCAGTTCAAAGGCGCAGCACTTTCGAAATGA
- a CDS encoding DeoR/GlpR transcriptional regulator, with product MPADGLFNEERRRKILEMLHGEGRVLVKDLARHFKISQITIRKDLEILDSQGVVQRTHGGALPVQSGALLDPTLREKEKLHRREKTRIAEAAVALVEEGQSVLLDSGTTTTAIARALKDMSRLTVITNAINIAAELAGTHIEVMLTGGTLRKNSFSLVGPLAEQTLHQLSADILFLGVDGFDTHAGLFTPNMLEAQVNRAMVEIARRTVAVCDSSKFGRRSLCNIMPVTSVHEVVTDKMIPKSDLRALKDAGVKVTVV from the coding sequence ATGCCTGCTGACGGATTATTTAACGAAGAGCGTCGACGAAAGATCCTCGAAATGCTCCACGGGGAGGGGCGTGTCCTCGTCAAGGATCTGGCGCGCCACTTCAAGATTTCGCAGATCACCATTCGTAAGGATCTGGAGATTCTCGACAGCCAGGGGGTTGTCCAGCGGACTCACGGGGGCGCCTTGCCCGTGCAGAGCGGAGCGCTGCTCGATCCCACGTTGCGTGAGAAAGAGAAACTCCACCGGCGCGAGAAGACACGCATCGCCGAAGCGGCCGTAGCCCTCGTCGAAGAAGGCCAGTCGGTCCTGTTGGATTCTGGCACCACGACCACCGCCATTGCACGCGCGCTGAAAGACATGTCGCGCCTCACCGTGATTACGAATGCGATCAACATCGCTGCCGAACTGGCCGGCACGCACATTGAAGTCATGCTCACGGGCGGAACCCTGCGCAAGAATTCATTTTCCCTGGTCGGTCCATTGGCGGAGCAGACGCTCCATCAACTCAGCGCGGACATTTTGTTTCTGGGCGTGGATGGGTTCGATACACACGCCGGGTTGTTTACTCCAAACATGCTGGAAGCACAGGTGAACCGCGCCATGGTGGAGATTGCGCGGCGCACGGTTGCCGTCTGTGATTCGAGCAAGTTTGGACGCCGCAGCTTGTGCAACATCATGCCGGTGACTTCCGTGCACGAGGTCGTCACCGACAAGATGATTCCCAAATCCGACCTGCGTGCCTTGAAGGATGCGGGCGTGAAGGTGACTGTGGTTTAG
- a CDS encoding SIS domain-containing protein has translation MTSTNISSEYGAHTLSEILSQPERWTACLRKLASSAELQRAVERARPGAEWLFVGCGTSYYLAIAAASAFQHLGLPARAVPGSEILLYPALSLPPSRDYIPVVISRSGRTSEAVRAAHLLEKERNLRTIAITCADGEMLEAEASLTLKLLDADEQSTVMTRSFTSMLLGLQYLGTKIAGDEKLCSALMQLPNEAAPLLADIPQRLRLFIESRDVDDCIFLAQGRLFGIASECMLKMTESSCTYAQVFHSLEFRHGPKSIVSPDTLITFLISESSYDAEVELLEEMKKLGAATLVIANRLDARAGKFSDFAIELGLTVPEFARPAAYTIWGQLAGVYHGLKKGLNPDSPKNLTRVVELQ, from the coding sequence ATGACTTCGACCAATATTTCAAGCGAGTACGGCGCTCACACTCTGAGCGAAATTCTTTCCCAACCCGAGCGGTGGACGGCATGCCTGCGAAAGCTGGCGTCCAGCGCGGAATTGCAGCGGGCCGTCGAGCGCGCTCGACCCGGCGCAGAATGGCTTTTTGTGGGCTGCGGCACCAGCTACTACCTGGCCATTGCGGCTGCATCCGCGTTCCAGCACTTGGGACTGCCGGCGCGCGCGGTGCCCGGTTCCGAGATACTACTTTATCCCGCGCTCTCGCTTCCGCCTAGCCGCGACTACATACCCGTCGTGATTTCGCGTTCGGGTCGCACGTCCGAAGCGGTGCGAGCTGCACACCTGCTCGAAAAAGAGCGAAACCTGCGCACGATTGCCATCACCTGTGCCGACGGTGAAATGCTCGAAGCAGAAGCCAGTCTCACCCTCAAACTGTTGGACGCCGACGAACAGAGTACGGTGATGACCCGGTCGTTTACTTCGATGCTGCTCGGGCTGCAATATCTGGGCACTAAAATCGCCGGCGACGAAAAACTCTGCAGCGCCCTGATGCAACTGCCAAACGAAGCGGCCCCGTTGCTGGCGGACATTCCGCAACGCCTGCGGCTATTCATTGAGTCCCGCGATGTCGACGATTGTATTTTCCTGGCGCAAGGACGCTTGTTCGGAATCGCCTCGGAATGCATGCTCAAAATGACCGAATCTTCCTGTACCTATGCCCAGGTTTTCCATTCCCTGGAATTCCGGCACGGTCCGAAATCGATTGTTAGTCCTGATACGTTAATCACATTCCTGATCTCGGAATCTTCCTACGATGCGGAAGTTGAGTTATTGGAAGAGATGAAGAAATTGGGTGCGGCGACCCTGGTCATCGCGAACCGGCTGGATGCCCGCGCGGGAAAGTTCTCGGATTTTGCGATTGAACTGGGATTGACGGTTCCGGAGTTTGCGCGACCTGCCGCTTATACGATCTGGGGGCAGCTCGCTGGCGTCTATCACGGGCTGAAGAAGGGGCTCAATCCCGACTCCCCTAAGAATTTGACGCGAGTTGTCGAGCTGCAATAG
- a CDS encoding sugar kinase, producing MSNLDIAIAGEINFDLILYGLPQPMPTERELLASSFSMTLGSSSAIVAHNLAALGSRVGFVTKVGDDAFGQMALERLGASGVDLSKIIRSEDEASGVTVILQHERDRHILTYLGTISALRFQDLDFEYLTSARHFHMSSLFLQRELLARVPEVFQRMKGAGLTTSLDTNDDPDGHWDGGLEAILPYVDILFPNEREAMKMARTDNLEAALVWLSARVKTLVVKLGSRGAMAIHEGQRYNAPAAKVQVVDPVGAGDSFDAGFLDQFLRGADLQTCLTFGNLCGAFSTTASGGTEAFRNSTAMRAFLGSL from the coding sequence TTGTCTAACCTGGACATCGCTATCGCGGGAGAGATCAATTTTGATCTGATCCTCTACGGCTTGCCGCAGCCAATGCCGACAGAGCGCGAGTTGCTGGCCAGTTCGTTCAGCATGACCCTGGGAAGCTCCTCGGCGATTGTGGCGCACAATCTGGCGGCACTCGGGAGCCGGGTTGGATTCGTCACGAAAGTGGGCGACGACGCGTTTGGGCAAATGGCGTTGGAGCGTCTGGGCGCAAGCGGTGTCGATCTGTCGAAAATCATTCGCTCGGAGGACGAAGCTTCCGGCGTGACCGTGATTCTCCAACACGAGCGGGATCGTCACATTCTCACCTACCTCGGAACCATTTCGGCTCTGCGCTTTCAGGATCTCGACTTTGAATACCTGACATCAGCGCGGCATTTTCATATGTCGTCGCTGTTCCTGCAGAGAGAGCTGCTGGCACGAGTGCCGGAAGTATTCCAGCGGATGAAAGGCGCCGGCCTCACGACTTCGCTGGATACGAACGACGATCCAGATGGCCACTGGGACGGTGGACTCGAGGCGATCCTCCCCTACGTGGATATTCTCTTCCCCAATGAACGGGAAGCGATGAAGATGGCGCGCACGGACAATCTGGAAGCCGCGCTAGTGTGGCTCTCCGCGCGCGTGAAGACGCTGGTGGTCAAGTTGGGATCACGCGGGGCGATGGCCATCCATGAAGGACAACGCTACAACGCGCCTGCGGCGAAGGTGCAGGTAGTCGATCCAGTTGGCGCAGGAGACAGTTTCGACGCCGGTTTCCTCGACCAGTTTCTGCGCGGGGCCGACCTGCAGACTTGTCTTACCTTCGGGAATCTGTGTGGCGCGTTCTCGACCACCGCGAGCGGCGGCACGGAAGCGTTTCGCAATTCCACAGCGATGCGGGCTTTTCTCGGAAGTCTTTAA
- a CDS encoding DoxX family protein, whose amino-acid sequence MNRTLQPARALFAIGLVGLGVLALIYHDFALVWQPVPPSVPGRTALAYASGVLMLGCGVGMLFRATALWAVRILFPYLIGWMLLKVPALFAAPGMEAVWLGFGELVMLMSGGWILWAVSESAASGSGFALIGGRRGLQRALVAFGLAVLPVGLSHLVYISETMGFVPAWLPARTFWACLTGAGQIACGLGILFHVLPRVAAWCEAGMVSAFTLLVWLPMVVSKPADRLAWTGFFISWIIGSAAWVVAQQQGVAGREDLRDSS is encoded by the coding sequence ATGAACCGTACCCTACAACCGGCCCGCGCGCTCTTCGCTATTGGACTGGTAGGCCTCGGCGTGCTTGCCCTCATCTACCACGACTTCGCGCTGGTATGGCAGCCGGTTCCACCCTCGGTGCCGGGCCGGACTGCTCTGGCTTATGCCTCGGGCGTGCTCATGCTCGGCTGTGGTGTAGGCATGCTGTTCCGCGCGACCGCACTTTGGGCCGTGCGCATACTGTTCCCTTACCTCATCGGCTGGATGCTCCTCAAGGTTCCCGCTCTGTTCGCTGCGCCCGGCATGGAGGCGGTGTGGCTGGGCTTCGGCGAACTGGTCATGCTGATGAGCGGCGGTTGGATCCTCTGGGCCGTCTCTGAAAGTGCTGCGTCGGGGTCCGGGTTCGCTCTGATCGGCGGCCGCCGCGGTCTACAGCGAGCGCTGGTTGCTTTCGGTCTCGCTGTTCTGCCCGTGGGCCTCTCTCATCTGGTCTACATCTCGGAGACGATGGGATTTGTCCCTGCCTGGCTGCCAGCCCGCACCTTCTGGGCCTGCCTCACTGGCGCCGGACAAATTGCCTGCGGCCTCGGAATCCTCTTTCATGTTCTTCCGCGGGTGGCGGCGTGGTGTGAAGCCGGCATGGTGAGCGCCTTCACTCTACTCGTATGGTTGCCGATGGTCGTCTCCAAACCTGCTGACCGTTTGGCTTGGACAGGCTTCTTTATCTCCTGGATCATCGGGTCAGCCGCTTGGGTTGTAGCGCAACAGCAAGGAGTCGCCGGGCGTGAGGATTTGCGGGACTCATCCTGA
- a CDS encoding UDP-glucose/GDP-mannose dehydrogenase family protein has product MHIGVYGSGYLATVISACLADFGTPVCCCHADSSRITEVAKGEIPFFEKNLQEVIRRNVRSGRLVYSTDPEDLARKAQVIFLAEDSPQGLDELVLRMGRAAGRVQVLSIVTPVRVGTTSNLEKALKAQALRSILVCQPMFFTNGCAVEDFNWPDRIILGTSSSEAVSALKQIFHPLVMRGVPVLVTNYETAELAREATTAFVATKISFINEIASLCEHVRADAVSLSLALGLDKKIAPRCLQPGAGMGGIFAESDMDSLAGLASENGVDLKILRAAREVNLSVAQRMFEKISGAIDTVNNKDVGILGLAFKPNTNSVAGSASIQLAQNLLSKGARVRAYDPVAIPEAKHQLNGTVKYCESAYGVAEGVDALVVGTGWPEFRTLDFGRIRHLLKRPIIIDTKNLLDSSRLRAMGFQYMGVGRK; this is encoded by the coding sequence ATGCACATTGGGGTTTATGGATCCGGCTATCTCGCCACCGTCATCTCTGCCTGTCTTGCCGATTTCGGCACTCCCGTTTGCTGTTGTCACGCCGACAGTTCCCGCATCACGGAAGTGGCGAAAGGCGAAATTCCTTTCTTCGAAAAGAATTTGCAGGAAGTCATTCGCCGCAATGTTCGTTCCGGACGCCTCGTGTATTCCACCGACCCTGAAGATCTGGCGCGCAAGGCGCAAGTCATTTTCCTCGCGGAAGACTCTCCGCAAGGGCTGGACGAGTTGGTGCTCCGCATGGGCCGGGCTGCCGGCCGGGTGCAGGTGCTCTCTATCGTCACACCCGTGCGGGTAGGCACAACTTCAAATCTGGAAAAAGCACTCAAGGCGCAAGCTCTGCGCAGCATTCTTGTCTGCCAGCCCATGTTCTTCACAAACGGCTGCGCGGTGGAAGACTTCAACTGGCCTGACCGCATTATCCTCGGGACGTCTTCGAGTGAAGCGGTTTCCGCGCTGAAACAGATTTTTCATCCGCTCGTGATGCGCGGCGTGCCCGTGCTGGTGACAAACTACGAGACGGCGGAGCTGGCACGGGAAGCGACCACCGCTTTTGTCGCCACGAAAATTTCTTTTATCAACGAAATTGCCAGCCTGTGTGAACACGTACGCGCCGATGCGGTCAGCCTTTCGCTCGCTCTCGGACTCGACAAGAAGATCGCACCGCGCTGCCTGCAACCTGGCGCCGGCATGGGCGGCATCTTCGCTGAGTCAGATATGGATTCGCTGGCTGGACTGGCATCCGAAAACGGTGTGGACCTGAAGATCCTGCGTGCCGCTCGTGAAGTCAATCTGAGCGTCGCGCAACGGATGTTTGAAAAAATATCCGGTGCGATCGACACGGTGAACAACAAGGACGTCGGTATCCTCGGACTCGCTTTCAAACCCAACACGAATTCTGTGGCTGGCTCTGCATCGATCCAACTCGCGCAGAATTTGTTGTCCAAGGGCGCTCGCGTTCGGGCGTACGATCCGGTCGCAATTCCTGAAGCGAAACACCAGCTCAACGGTACCGTGAAGTATTGCGAGTCCGCCTACGGCGTGGCTGAAGGTGTGGACGCTCTTGTCGTCGGCACAGGCTGGCCAGAATTCCGCACGCTTGACTTCGGCAGGATTCGACACCTGCTCAAACGCCCCATCATCATCGATACCAAAAACCTGCTCGATTCGTCCCGCCTTCGCGCCATGGGATTCCAGTACATGGGCGTAGGCAGGAAGTAG
- a CDS encoding 2'-5' RNA ligase family protein, producing MARSRYALVAYIHHPVGNFVENLRRELHPVLPHMPAHLTILPPRELSGPEQAALEFLEEACSRVEPFEVEIGDVGTFLPTTATVFLQVKRAAYRMRELHDQLCVEALNCPEAWPYVPHMTILKTDVDQQAIDAAAVARERWAEFTGPRTIRFDELMFVRETDGVWEDVGRIPLGRSLLSARP from the coding sequence ATGGCCCGTTCACGCTACGCATTGGTGGCCTACATCCACCACCCGGTTGGGAATTTCGTGGAAAACCTCCGCCGGGAGCTCCATCCAGTCCTGCCTCATATGCCGGCTCACCTGACCATCCTGCCGCCGCGGGAGCTGAGTGGCCCGGAGCAGGCGGCTCTTGAGTTCCTAGAAGAAGCCTGCAGCCGCGTGGAGCCCTTCGAAGTCGAGATTGGCGACGTGGGAACCTTTCTGCCCACAACGGCGACCGTGTTTCTGCAAGTGAAGCGGGCCGCCTACCGCATGCGGGAACTCCACGATCAGCTTTGCGTGGAGGCTTTGAACTGCCCCGAAGCATGGCCGTACGTTCCGCACATGACCATCCTGAAGACAGACGTTGATCAGCAGGCGATCGATGCCGCCGCAGTGGCCCGTGAGCGCTGGGCGGAATTCACTGGTCCACGCACCATCCGCTTCGACGAATTGATGTTCGTACGGGAGACCGATGGAGTGTGGGAAGACGTTGGCCGCATACCGCTGGGACGCTCCCTTTTGTCTGCCCGACCATAG
- a CDS encoding Ig-like domain repeat protein, producing the protein MKTTVCFAQVVPRLVEPVDNANRIKLTGNVHRLARAEFGRGLAPRDLAMDRMLLVLKRSPEQESELRKLLDDQQDKASPRYRRWLTPDQFGQQFGPADADIQKITAWLQVQGFHAVQVNKGRTLIEFSGTATQVQEAFETSIRKFVVNGKEHWANAGDPTIPAALSPAVAGVFTLHNFYKNPLVHVTGTQFTAKAEAGERPQFTSGNGLHALGPADYYTIYNFNPLVGWSSKIAIVGRSNINLQDVTYFHFWMYDQATSYRVVVNGDDPGNLGGSEEVEAVLDTTWAGAVAPTAFVELVVSKSTNTTDGVDLSEAYIIDNNLADVMSESFGSCEANFTAAEAAGISSLAQQAAAQGITYVVATGDSGSAGCDDPNTQSIATHGLSVNMLASSPYTVAVGGTIFNENGHDSTYWRPTNAQPTLESAISYIPENPWNQSCAAGQPGCTNPNIWAGGGGASTFFSKPSWQAGVTGIPSDNARHLPDVSLTAATHDPYLLCIRGSCIPDSHGNISFIGVGGTSASTPAFAGVMSLVIQKQLVRVGQPNYVLYRLAAAENLSQCNASITTLPASTCIFNDVTVGNNAVPGEPKYGTPDATYQAGTGYDQATGLGSVNVTNLINQWSSVTFSPTTTTFSISPTTAVHGSPANVSGTVTPNSGTGTPSGSVWFTQYPPGNIVGDFTVSTFSLDNQSNFAGVTHLLPGGSYQVYAHYAGDGTYAGSDSTPPVSVTIQAEPTTITFSVLTKDGGGNFIPFTGGPYGTPVYYQAHVSGQSGYGTPGNWVNFWDTNGASAGSNWLDASGNALTPPLTQIQAGSHSLTAGYYGDPSFNSSVDLTPINFNITSLATNTLLASQQTSESFLLTATVSASGTGAPATGTVTFYSGNTVLGTASLTNGSTGNGTTQSTATFDATQLAPGQYSVTASYPGDGNYTASNSIPLALNLAADFAVADRGITSQTVPAGRTASYINDIGVNPFFGFTGTVTVSCTVPAKATTCSVNPNSYPLGSGKGIGTLSVTTTARTTAPVAGMISPFVPSIWLSSTIGLLGALVVPLARARQRRKGRSLLLSLLFLLSLITIGLAGCGGGGTNGGGGGGGGGGGATGTPAGTYTITVTANSGSLTHTTTLTLVVQ; encoded by the coding sequence GTGAAAACAACCGTCTGCTTTGCGCAGGTGGTCCCGCGCTTGGTCGAACCAGTGGACAACGCAAACCGGATTAAGCTGACGGGCAATGTCCATCGCTTGGCTCGCGCGGAATTTGGCCGCGGCCTCGCGCCACGTGACTTGGCAATGGATCGCATGCTGCTCGTGCTCAAACGCAGTCCCGAACAGGAATCGGAATTGCGAAAGTTGCTTGACGACCAGCAGGATAAAGCTTCGCCTCGCTATCGCCGATGGTTAACACCCGACCAGTTTGGTCAGCAATTTGGCCCGGCGGACGCCGATATCCAGAAAATCACTGCGTGGCTGCAAGTACAGGGATTTCATGCGGTGCAAGTAAATAAAGGGCGAACGCTGATTGAGTTCTCTGGCACGGCGACCCAGGTGCAGGAGGCATTCGAAACCTCAATCCGGAAATTTGTGGTGAACGGTAAAGAGCATTGGGCCAACGCTGGGGATCCGACCATTCCTGCAGCGTTATCGCCGGCGGTAGCAGGTGTATTCACGCTGCACAATTTTTATAAGAATCCTCTCGTTCACGTGACCGGGACGCAATTTACCGCGAAAGCCGAGGCAGGGGAACGTCCGCAATTCACCTCCGGCAATGGGTTGCATGCCCTGGGACCGGCGGACTACTACACCATTTACAACTTTAACCCGCTGGTAGGTTGGTCTTCCAAGATCGCGATCGTCGGTCGCTCCAATATCAATCTCCAGGATGTGACTTATTTCCATTTTTGGATGTACGACCAGGCCACGTCCTACCGAGTGGTCGTGAACGGCGACGATCCAGGAAACTTGGGCGGAAGCGAGGAAGTGGAGGCGGTACTCGACACCACATGGGCGGGAGCGGTCGCACCCACAGCCTTTGTGGAATTGGTGGTCTCTAAGTCGACCAACACCACAGACGGAGTCGACTTGTCCGAAGCATACATCATCGATAATAACCTCGCGGACGTGATGAGCGAGAGTTTCGGCAGCTGCGAAGCAAATTTCACCGCTGCCGAAGCAGCAGGTATTTCGAGCCTGGCGCAGCAGGCGGCCGCGCAGGGAATCACCTATGTTGTGGCGACCGGCGATTCCGGGTCGGCAGGTTGCGACGACCCGAATACCCAGTCGATCGCGACCCACGGTTTGTCAGTTAACATGCTGGCTTCATCGCCATATACCGTGGCTGTGGGCGGAACGATCTTCAATGAAAACGGACACGACAGCACGTACTGGAGGCCGACCAACGCGCAGCCGACTTTAGAGTCCGCGATTTCGTATATTCCCGAAAATCCATGGAATCAAAGCTGCGCGGCAGGTCAGCCCGGATGCACTAATCCCAATATTTGGGCGGGTGGCGGGGGCGCCAGCACATTCTTTTCAAAGCCATCCTGGCAAGCAGGTGTAACAGGCATTCCTTCCGATAACGCTCGACACCTGCCTGATGTTTCTCTCACCGCTGCTACGCACGATCCTTATCTGCTTTGCATCCGGGGATCGTGTATCCCAGATTCGCATGGGAATATCAGCTTCATCGGCGTGGGCGGAACATCTGCGTCAACGCCTGCCTTCGCGGGAGTCATGTCCCTGGTGATTCAAAAACAACTGGTGCGTGTCGGGCAGCCGAACTATGTGCTGTACAGGTTGGCGGCCGCGGAAAATCTCTCTCAATGCAACGCTTCCATCACGACGCTTCCAGCGAGCACATGCATTTTCAACGATGTCACGGTTGGCAATAATGCGGTTCCCGGTGAACCCAAGTACGGAACTCCCGACGCAACCTATCAGGCAGGAACCGGCTACGATCAAGCTACCGGACTGGGATCGGTCAACGTAACGAACCTGATCAACCAGTGGAGTTCGGTGACATTCAGTCCGACGACAACGACCTTTTCGATCAGTCCCACCACAGCCGTACACGGCTCGCCCGCAAATGTATCCGGAACCGTGACACCGAATAGCGGAACGGGCACGCCGTCCGGATCGGTCTGGTTCACGCAATATCCGCCGGGTAATATCGTGGGTGATTTTACGGTGAGCACGTTTTCGTTGGACAATCAGTCGAATTTTGCTGGTGTAACGCACCTGCTGCCGGGCGGATCGTATCAGGTCTATGCCCACTATGCCGGCGATGGAACGTATGCGGGAAGTGATTCCACTCCCCCCGTATCAGTGACGATTCAGGCGGAACCAACCACCATTACGTTTTCGGTGCTGACAAAAGATGGGGGCGGGAATTTCATTCCATTCACAGGGGGCCCGTACGGAACGCCCGTCTATTATCAGGCGCACGTCAGCGGGCAATCGGGCTACGGCACCCCGGGGAATTGGGTAAACTTCTGGGACACGAACGGAGCGAGTGCGGGGTCCAACTGGCTGGATGCGAGTGGCAATGCGTTGACTCCGCCTCTTACACAAATCCAAGCAGGATCCCACTCCCTCACCGCAGGATACTACGGGGACCCCAGCTTCAATTCCAGCGTCGATTTGACGCCCATCAATTTCAATATCACCAGCCTCGCGACCAATACGTTGCTCGCGTCCCAGCAGACGTCAGAATCATTTCTGCTGACGGCAACCGTCAGCGCCTCGGGAACCGGCGCTCCAGCCACAGGAACCGTTACATTTTATTCCGGCAACACGGTGCTGGGGACGGCTTCGTTGACCAATGGCAGCACAGGCAATGGCACGACCCAGTCAACTGCTACCTTTGACGCCACGCAACTCGCCCCCGGGCAATACTCCGTCACAGCGAGCTATCCTGGCGACGGAAACTACACAGCCTCGAATTCGATTCCGTTGGCCCTGAATCTGGCTGCAGATTTCGCCGTCGCGGATCGAGGAATCACAAGTCAGACGGTGCCGGCAGGTCGCACGGCGTCCTACATCAACGATATTGGAGTGAACCCGTTCTTTGGATTCACTGGTACCGTTACCGTCTCCTGCACGGTTCCGGCGAAGGCTACCACCTGTTCGGTGAACCCGAACTCGTATCCGCTCGGGAGCGGGAAAGGGATTGGCACTCTCTCGGTAACGACCACAGCGCGAACAACAGCGCCCGTAGCAGGGATGATCTCGCCCTTTGTTCCATCGATTTGGTTGAGTTCGACGATCGGATTGTTAGGCGCCTTGGTCGTTCCGTTGGCGCGGGCCCGACAGCGCCGCAAAGGCCGCTCTCTTCTTCTGTCGCTGCTGTTCCTTCTGTCGCTGATTACTATCGGGCTGGCCGGATGCGGCGGTGGCGGCACAAATGGAGGCGGAGGCGGAGGCGGAGGTGGAGGTGGTGCAACGGGAACACCCGCCGGCACCTATACCATCACGGTGACGGCCAATTCGGGCTCACTAACCCATACGACCACCCTCACGCTCGTAGTGCAGTGA